Proteins encoded within one genomic window of Panicum virgatum strain AP13 chromosome 1N, P.virgatum_v5, whole genome shotgun sequence:
- the LOC120653529 gene encoding uncharacterized protein LOC120653529, with product MEAYCSAMRHLEDKFDALELNLIARKYNEEANELAKIASGWTTVPPNIFAHDLAKPSVDFKNPAEATGATPEPSGAAATEPLAEDPSAEESEATETETEISSVDEAEAMEIDETLPSRDWRSQYLEWMNRGVLPSNHAQAWCITRRAKSFVLIDNELSKCSPSGVLQHCILIPKGRELIRDIHAGICGHHAAPRTLVGNTFRQGFYWPTAVADATEVVRTCEGGQFYARKTHFLAHALQTIPITWPFAVWGLDLVGPLQKAPGGFTHLWTRLETWRFYTQHDTSSPYGDIKHRGFDAEISTRETWC from the exons ATGGAGGCGTATTGCAGCGCAATGCGTCACCttgaagacaagttcgacgcgCTCGAGCTCAACCTTAtcgcgcgcaagtacaacgaggaagcGAACGAACTAGCTAAGATCGCGTCTGggtggaccaccgtccccccgaacatcttcgcccACGACCTCGCCAAACCATCCGTCGACTTCAAGAATCCAGCGGAAGCCACCGGCGCAACCCCTGAACCCTCGGGGGCTGCAGCCACTGAGCCCTTGGCCGAAGACCCCTCGGCGGAGGAGTCTGAGGCCACTGAGACAGAAACCGAGATCTCCTCGGTGGACGAGGCTGAAGCGATGGAGATCGACGAGACCCTGCCTTCACGTGACTGGCGCAGCCAGTATCTCGAATGGATGAaccgaggggtcctaccctcgaaccacGCTCAGGCGTGGTGCATcaccaggcgggccaagtccttcgtcttgATCGACAACGAGCTATCAAAgtgcagtccctcgggcgttctGCAACATTGCATCCTTATTCCCAAGGGCAGGGAGCTGATCCGGGACATCCACGCCGGGATTTGTGGCCACCATGCGGCGCCACGCACCCTTGTGGGCAACACATTCCGGCAGGGCTTCTATTGGCCCACAGCAGTCGCCGATGCCACCGaagtcgtgcggacctgcgagggcgGCCAGTTCTATGCCCGGAAGACGCACTTCCTAGCCCACGCTCTGCAGacaatccccatcacatggcctttcgccgtgtggggattggacctcgtcGGGCCACTACAGAAAGCAcctgggggcttcacccactt gtggacgaggctcgagacgtggcgcttcTACACTCAGCACGATACTAGTAGTCCCTACGGTGATATCAAGCACAGAGGGTTCGACGCCGAGATCTCAACAAGGgagacttggtgctga